Proteins encoded by one window of Elaeis guineensis isolate ETL-2024a chromosome 12, EG11, whole genome shotgun sequence:
- the LOC105055117 gene encoding aquaporin PIP2-7 translates to MVKEMSMEGEHQMVKDYKDPPPAPLLGVEELRRWALYRALIAEFIATLLFLYVTIATVIGYKRQSQADRCNGVGLLGVAWSFGGMIFVLVYCTAGISGGHINPAVTFGLFLARKVSLIRAVLYMVAQCLGAICGAGLVKAFMKHSYNSLGGGASEVAPGYSKGSALGAEIIGTFILVYTVFSATDPKRKARDSHVPVLGPLPIGFSVFMVHLATIPITGTSINPARSFGPAVIYNQHKAWRDQWIFWVGPMLGAAAAAAYHQYVLRAHVVKALTSFRSNSHN, encoded by the exons ATGGTGAAGGAGATGAGCATGGAGGGGGAGCACCAGATGGTGAAGGACTACAAGGACCCACCGCCGGCGCCACTGCTGGGGGTGGAGGAGCTCCGGCGGTGGGCGCTCTACCGCGCCCTGATCGCCGAGTTCATTGCCACACTCCTCTTCCTCTACGTCACCATCGCCACCGTCATCGGCTACAAGCGGCAATCGCAAGCCGATCGATGCAACGGCGTCGGCCTCCTCGGCGTTGCATGGTCCTTCGGCGGCATGATCTTCGTCCTCGTCTATTGCACCGCCGGCATCTCCG gtGGACACATCAATCCGGCGGTGACGTTCGGGTTGTTCTTGGCGAGGAAGGTGTCATTGATCCGAGCGGTTCTCTACATGGTGGCTCAGTGTCTGGGGGCCATTTGCGGGGCGGGATTGGTGAAGGCATTCATGAAGCACTCCTATAACTCTCTTGGTGGCGGAGCTAGCGAGGTGGCGCCAGGGTACTCCAAGGGCAGCGCCCTGGGCGCCGAGATCATCGGCACCTTCATCCTTGTCTACACCGTCTTCTCCGCCACCGATCCGAAGCGCAAGGCCCGCGATAGTCACGTCCCG GTTTTGGGGCCTCTACCGATCGGGTTTTCGGTGTTCATGGTGCATTTAGCTACGATACCGATCACGGGGACCAGCATTAATCCGGCGAGGAGCTTCGGTCCGGCAGTTATCTACAACCAGCACAAGGCCTGGCGTGATCAG TGGATCTTTTGGGTGGGACCGATGCTTGGTGCGGCGGCCGCGGCGGCGTACCACCAGTACGTGCTAAGGGCTCACGTCGTCAAGGCCTTGACCTCGTTCCGCAGCAACTCTCACAACTGA